From one Brevibacterium sp. 'Marine' genomic stretch:
- the trmD gene encoding tRNA (guanosine(37)-N1)-methyltransferase TrmD has protein sequence MSIDVVSIFPEYLAGLQLSLIGKAVDRGQLSLDVHDLRDFTFDRHNTVDDSPYGGGAGMVMKAEPWALALEHILAGRGSAAEGEGPESAQTAGPPAGGKPTLIVPSPAGQVFDQRIAEDLAARDHLVFACGRYEGIDQRVIDWAGEHFDLLPMSIGDYVLNGGEVASMVMIEAVSRLIPGVIGNPESLTEESHEDGLLEYPIYTKPANWRGRDVPEILLSGNHAAIARWRRDRRLERTAEVRPDLLERLDDLSKDDLAALQRFESERSTVTE, from the coding sequence ACCGCGGCCAGCTGAGCCTGGACGTCCACGACCTGCGGGACTTCACCTTCGACCGGCACAACACCGTCGATGACTCGCCCTACGGCGGCGGAGCGGGAATGGTCATGAAGGCCGAACCCTGGGCCCTGGCTCTCGAGCACATCCTGGCAGGTCGCGGTAGCGCTGCGGAGGGCGAAGGCCCGGAAAGTGCTCAGACTGCGGGTCCTCCAGCCGGCGGCAAGCCGACGCTCATCGTGCCCAGCCCTGCCGGGCAGGTGTTCGATCAGCGCATCGCCGAGGATCTCGCCGCCCGCGACCACCTCGTCTTCGCCTGCGGACGCTACGAAGGAATCGACCAGCGCGTCATCGATTGGGCTGGGGAGCACTTCGATCTGCTGCCGATGAGCATCGGCGACTATGTGCTCAACGGCGGCGAAGTCGCTTCGATGGTGATGATCGAAGCCGTCAGTCGCCTCATCCCCGGCGTCATCGGCAACCCCGAGTCGCTGACCGAGGAGAGCCATGAAGACGGACTGCTCGAATACCCGATCTACACGAAGCCGGCGAACTGGCGCGGACGTGACGTGCCCGAGATCCTGCTCAGCGGCAACCATGCTGCGATCGCCCGGTGGCGACGTGACCGACGTCTCGAACGCACCGCAGAAGTCAGACCTGATCTGCTCGAGAGACTCGATGACCTGAGCAAGGACGACCTTGCGGCGCTTCAGCGGTTTGAGTCTGAGCGCTCAACCGTGACAGAATAG